The stretch of DNA ACGCCCACACCGTTCTTGCCTGTGAACTTGCGGGCAAACTTGACGGCGTTTTCTACTGCTTCTGCACCAGAGTTGGCGAGCATGACGCGCTTGTCGTGGTTACCGGGGGTGTGCTTGATGAGCTGCTCAGCTACTGCGACATAACCTTCGTAGGGTGTCACGGTGAAGCACAAGTGGGTGTAATGACCGGCCTGCTCGGCGACAGCAGCAACGACGCCGTCGTTGCTGTGGCCGACAGTTGTTACACCAATGCCTGCTGCGAAGTCAATGAACTGGTTGCCGTCCACATCAACCACGATAGAACCGTGTGCGTTTTCAATGAACACAGGAAGTGCAGCACCCACACCTGCAGAAACGACAGCGTTACGTCGCTTCATCATTTCTTGTGACTTGGGTCCAGGGATTGCGGTAACAACCTTGCGTTCTTGTGTAACAACGGTTGCGGCGGGGGCTGAAGTGTTCGTCATAGTGCAATCCTAACTTCCTCGGCACTGGGGTAAATGGTGGGTGTGGAAGAAAAAAGTCCAGTTTTTCTCGCAATTTTCAAGGATAGTTCGTATCCGAACAATATTGCTAGTTCGAAAGAAGTGGAAAGATGGTGATTATGCGTCGCGTCCTTATCCTTGGCTCCTCAGGTTCTATCGGAACTCAGGCGTTGGACGTGATCCGAGCCAACCGTGACCGTTTCGAGGTTGTCGGGCTCTCTGTGGGGTCAAATCGTGATGTTCTTCACGAGCAAGCCACTGAGTTTGGCGTCAGCAACATTGCACTTGGCCACGAAGAAGCAGAACAACTTGTTCGCAGTGTCGATGCAGACGTCGTCCTTAACGGCATTACCGGATCTGTTGGTCTAGGGCCTACTCTCGCGGCACTAGAGACCGGAAAAACACTTGCGCTGGCCAATAAAGAAAGCCTCATCGTCGGCGGTACCCTCGTGACCGACCTTGCGAAGCCAGGTCAGATAGTTCCGGTTGACTCAGAGCACTCCGCGATAGCTCAGGCACTCGTTTCGGGAACGCATGCCGAAGTTCAACGCCTCGTCTTGACCGCTTCCGGTGGCCCGTTCAGGGGTCGTAGCCGTGAATCGTTAGTTTCTGTGACGCCCCAGGAGGCACTTGCACACCCCACCTGGGATATGGGATTGGTAGTTACAACCAACTCGTCAACGCTGGTCAATAAGGGGCTTGAGGTTATCGAAGCCCATTTGCTGTTTGACATTCCTTTTGACCGAATTGATGTCACGGTTCATCCTCAGTCGATTGTGCACTCCATGGTTGAGTTTGTGGATGGTTCAACCATTGCTCAAGCATCTCCGCCAGATATGCGTCTGCCCATTTCGCTGGGATTAGATTGGCCACATCGTGTTGCCGGTGTTGGCGAACCATTGGACTGGACACAAGCACAATCCTGGACTTTTGAACCGCTCGATGAAGATGCATTCCCCGCAGTCTGGCTTGCAAAACAAGTTGGAACTGCTGGTTCAACTTTTCCCGCAGTTTTCAACGCCGCAAACGAGCAAGCGGTCATGGCTTTCCACGCAGGAAAAATTGGCTACTTGGATATCCTCACAACGATTCAGCGCGTCGTGGATGAACACACTCCCGCATCTGGGGAGCTGACTCGAGAAGCAGTGCTTGAAGCAGAGCGCTGGGCTCGTCTGCGAGCTGATGAAGTAATTGGTTCCTGAGGTTGTTCTCGGTTGATTGTCAGACGGTCGGGTTAATCTTTTTCTAATGGATACTTTCTGGCTTTACTTCCTCGGCGTCGTCATCTTTGCAGTTGGACTGGCGGTCTCTATCGGGCTGCATGAAATCGGGCACCTCCTGCCTGCCAAACTCTTTGGGGTGAGGGTAGGCCAGTACATGATTGGCTTCGGGCCCACCCTGTTTTCTCGCAAAGTTGGTGAAACCGAATACGGTCTCAAGGCCATTCCTTTGGGCGGCTTTATCTCCATGGCAGGAATGTATCCTCCCGGTGACGAACCGGTTGACTCAAAGAATCGTGTGCGTCGACTTTTTGGCAAGCTCGTTCAGGACGCACGTCAAGCCAGTGATGAATCGATGATTGATCTGGATAAGTCTCGAGCTTTCTACAACCTTCCCGTCTGGAAACGCATCATCATCATGGTGGGTGGCCCTTTCATGAACTTGGTGCTCGCATTCGTATTGTTTGCGATCTTGGTTGTTGGATATGGGCAACCAGCCCCCACAACTCAAGTTGCCACGATCACTCAGTGTGTAACTGCTGAAGGTGTTCCCGCCGAATGCTCTGACTCAACACTTGAAGCCCCGGGTGTAACAGCGGGCCTTCAAGCAGGAGACACCATTCTTTCGATTAATGGTCAAGCAGTGACCAACTGGAATGAAGGAACTGAGGTTATTCGCTCTTCTGCCGGCGAAACCCTCACCGTGGTTGTCGACCGAGACGGCCAAGAAGTTTCACTCAGCGTTGTACCTGTCTTAGCTGAGCGCACCAAAGTTGATGACCAAGGTAATCCAGTGCTGGATTCCAGTGGTCAACCAGTTGTTGAAGAAGTCGGCTTCGTTGGTATTTCACCGGACTACGCCATGACACCTGGATCAATTGCTGAAGTGTTCCCCATGATGGGGGAAAACATTGCCGGTGTCACCAACA from Aurantimicrobium sp. MWH-Uga1 encodes:
- the dxr gene encoding 1-deoxy-D-xylulose-5-phosphate reductoisomerase, which produces MRRVLILGSSGSIGTQALDVIRANRDRFEVVGLSVGSNRDVLHEQATEFGVSNIALGHEEAEQLVRSVDADVVLNGITGSVGLGPTLAALETGKTLALANKESLIVGGTLVTDLAKPGQIVPVDSEHSAIAQALVSGTHAEVQRLVLTASGGPFRGRSRESLVSVTPQEALAHPTWDMGLVVTTNSSTLVNKGLEVIEAHLLFDIPFDRIDVTVHPQSIVHSMVEFVDGSTIAQASPPDMRLPISLGLDWPHRVAGVGEPLDWTQAQSWTFEPLDEDAFPAVWLAKQVGTAGSTFPAVFNAANEQAVMAFHAGKIGYLDILTTIQRVVDEHTPASGELTREAVLEAERWARLRADEVIGS
- a CDS encoding RIP metalloprotease, translating into MDTFWLYFLGVVIFAVGLAVSIGLHEIGHLLPAKLFGVRVGQYMIGFGPTLFSRKVGETEYGLKAIPLGGFISMAGMYPPGDEPVDSKNRVRRLFGKLVQDARQASDESMIDLDKSRAFYNLPVWKRIIIMVGGPFMNLVLAFVLFAILVVGYGQPAPTTQVATITQCVTAEGVPAECSDSTLEAPGVTAGLQAGDTILSINGQAVTNWNEGTEVIRSSAGETLTVVVDRDGQEVSLSVVPVLAERTKVDDQGNPVLDSSGQPVVEEVGFVGISPDYAMTPGSIAEVFPMMGENIAGVTNMILHLPQRMVDVANAAFGPEERDINGPIGIVGVGRVAGEVASTNMVDDTAKGATLIGILASLNIALFVFNMVPLLPLDGGHIAGALYEATRRKIAQMRKRPDPGPFDTAKLMPLTLLVVILLASMSALLLYADIFKPVSIFG